One Euphorbia lathyris chromosome 1, ddEupLath1.1, whole genome shotgun sequence DNA segment encodes these proteins:
- the LOC136232790 gene encoding zinc finger transcription factor YY1-like isoform X2 has product MDQGVREVVGFSHYFLRVPQDVVATGGKCFVMKWVTENQLKALKEKAKEPPAPEPEPEPTTEVLFLCSYEGCGKTFIDAGALRKHSNIHGERQYVCHYEGCGKKFLDSSKLKRHFLIHTGARDFVCPHEGCGKAFSLDFNLRSHMKTHSQENYHICPYPECGKRYAHEYKLKNHISAHHEKHSTPEVPVKFSTPVEKIVKVAKPTSATYGSASSDRPYACPYDGCMKAYIHEYKLKLHLRKEHPDENAEHVSPNLDNDMDEGSDQDAYTEKRGKSQKQSRAKPNLKMPPSKLTQRKGSSPSCATLNVAKKAWPVKEETYEEEDSEETEEEDRDNGEDGWRYGDNNEDDDEETEYED; this is encoded by the exons AGAACCAATTGAAGGCCCTGAAGGAGAAGGCGAAAGAACCACCAGCACCAGAGCCAGAACCAGAACCTACCACTGAGGTTCTTTTCCTATGCAGTTATGAAGGTTGCGGGAAAACCTTCATAGATGCTGGTGCTTTGAGAAAGCATTCAAATATCCATGGAGAGAGGCAATATGTTTGTCATTATGAAGGATGCGGAAAG AAATTTTTGGATAGTTCAAAGTTGAAAAGACACTTTTTAATTCACACAGGAGCAAGAGATTTTGTATGTCCTCATGAAGGCTGTGGTAAG GCATTTTCCCTGGACTTCAACTTGAGGTCACATATGAAAACACATTCACAAGAAAACTACCATATTTGTCCATATCCAGAATGCGGGAAGAGATATGCTCATGAATACAAGCTGAAAAATCACATTTCAGCTCATCATGAAAAG CATTCTACTCCAGAAGTACCGGTGAAATTTTCCACCCCTGTGGAGAAGATTGTTAAAGTTGCAAAGCCTACATCAGCGACCTATGGTTCAGCTTCATCGGATCGACCTTATGCTTGTCCTTATGATGGGTGTATGAAGGCCTACATACATGAATACAAGCTTAAACTCCATCTTCGTAAAGAGCATCCTGATGAAAATGCTGAGCATGTATCGCCAAATTTGGACAATGACATGGACGAGGGTAGCGATCAAGATGCTTATACTGAGAAGCGTGGGAAAAGTCAGAAACAGAGCCGCGCAAAACCAAACTTGAAGATGCCTCCTTCAAAACTGACGCAAAGGAAAGGCTCTAGTCCATCGTGTGCCACTTTGAATGTGGCGAAAAAAGCTTGGCCTGTTAAGGAAGAGACGTACGAAGAAGAAGATAGTGAGGAAACAGAGGAGGAAGATCGTGACAATGGAGAGGATGGATGGAGATATGGGGATAATAATgaggatgatgatgaagaaacaGAGTATGAAGACTGA